The genomic region AGCGTGGAAAACAGATCGAAAGTGGACAAGTCGAAATGGAGCGGGGCGATGGCGGCGATGCGGTCGCTCGGGCTCAGGTTCACCAATTGCCGGGCCCAATCGCTGAAGGTGTGGATCGCCCGATGACTGAGCGCCACGCCTTTGGGTGTGCCGGTGGAACCGGAAGTGTAGAGAATCGCCGCCAGTGCTTCGGGATTTAAATCAACCGCGGATAGGTCGGCCGATTCAATGGTGTCCATATCGAGCCAAGGACGATCGGTGGCACCTGCTTCTTTCCGGCCGATGGCCGCTACGGCCCGGGCGTCCCGGACGATCCAATGCCGCCGCGCGGGCGGGGCTTTCATATCCAAGGGCAGGTAGGGGTGACCGGCGGCGAGAATTCCCAGCACCGCGCAGGTGGCGTCCAGTCCCCGGGGAAGCGCCAGGGCCACCGGACGTCCGGGGTCCAAGTGCAGCCCCTTGAGCGCCCGGGCAATGCCTCCGGCGCGGCGGACGGCCTGGCCGTAATTCAGGTCGCGTTCGCCTTCCCGCAGACAAGGTGCGTGAGGACGGGTCTCCACTTGAATGAGAAAATCTCGCAATAAGGACATGCCGTCAATCCGCCAGGAGTTCGGATCTTAGAAGATCGCGGAAGCGTTCTATCCAGGTCGGGTCGAAATCCGGCTGCAGATAGTTGATGGCGGCGCTCAACTGGCCGTTGAAGCGGCTAAACAGGACCGCCAAGGAGGGCGGGGCGGTCACGAAGCAGGCGTGGCGCACCCCTTCGATGGGGGCGCCGAGAAAGTCGGGGCGCAGGAAGCGGATCTCGCCGATGTCGGAGAACCAGACCGAGCTGCGTTCGCCGCCGGATTTCTGCCGGCGCAGAATGTGGGCGTAGCGCTCCAGGGACAGCCAACGGCCCAGCCACATCAAGGGCAGATAGGCTTGATCCAGTTCCCGGCGCACGGTGTCGGCGTATTGCCGCCGCAGATGTTCGAACAGTCGGTCCCGGTCGGCGACCACGTCGTGGGAAGCCTGCGCGAACAAGACGCTGACCTGGTTGCCGGTCACCGGCACCGGTGCGTTGCCGGGGCGCAGGTTGAACGCGTATGGAATGCACCAGGCGTCCTTGGAAACCGCCGGTCCCATCGCCTCCAGCGCCCGCATCAGGCAGCCGATGGGGTAGAGCGATTGCGCCCCCAGCCCGACGCGGCGGCGGGTGGCTTGGGTCACGGTTCGGGTTTCTTCTTCCGACAGGGTGAGGAGCGCGGTGTTCAGTTGTCTTGGGGACGGGACGGCAAGTGCTGCCGGAGGACGCCGTGAACCCTTCCCTGGGGGCTTCCCCCCACCCAACCCTCTCCCCAACGGGGGGAGGGCAAGGGAGCCCCCAACCCTCTCCCCGTTGGGGGGAGGGCAAGGGAGGGGGGCACTTGCCGCCCCGTCTAAAGCGTTTGATGTTGGGAGACTGCTGTCGAGCCGGTCGATCCAGTCGTTGTGGCGTTTGCCGCGCCACAGAAGGCGGAGTTTCCGCCGCCAGGGCCAGGCATTGAGTTTTTTGCTCACCAGCGGTTCGTCGCCTTTGAGATACCGTCGGCGTCGATCGTCGTCGGCCATCAGAAAGTCGAATACCCGTTTCACGCCTCCAGCATCCATGAGCGGATGCAGCCAGCGGGCCAGAAGCAGCGTGTGGCCTTCTTCGTCGATCCGGTGCAAACTGAAGGGAGCGGTCTCATCGCCCTCAGGCGAGGCATGCATCAATTCCAGCAGGCGGGATTGCCCCCCACCCGACCCTCCCCCCGCCGGGGGGAGGGCAAGGGAGGGGGGATGGCAGGTCAAGGGAACGGGGTCGCCGGTCGGTTGCCACCCATAGTGGCGGCCCCGCTGAGCCAGGCGGGCCGAGAGCATAGGGAAAGCTTCGCCCAAGGCCGCGAGACCGGATCGAAGACGGTCTTCGTCGGGTGGTCCGGCCAATTCCAGGGCGAATCCGCACCACGCGCCGGGCAGGCCGGCGGCGCGAATTTCCCGGTCCATCACTAGCAGCACATGGTCGGCCGGATTGAGGGGGATAAAATCGGTCATTGGCGGTGAGTTTCGATCCAGCGGGTTAAGGCGTCGAGGGTGCGGACCGTGTCCGGCTCGATATCGGCGTCCGGCAGGGTGACGTCGAATTCGCGCTCGGCGAACATGATCAGGCGCATGATGCCGAGGCTGTCGAGACCGGCTTCCAGCAGGTCCGCCTGGTCGCCGAAATTCTCCGGATCGTCGCAGTACACCAGTTCTCCCAACACGAATTCCCGCAGTCTGGATTGGATGTCGGCCATGGCATATCTCTATTTTTACTAAACTTTACAAGATACCATAGCTTGATTTACGACAACCCAATCTTAAAACAAGGAGAAAAACATGGAACAATACTGGCGGAAAAAACTATTGACGATCGGCTTGAGTGCTTCCTTGGTCGCCGGTTGCGCCAGCCAGGGACAAAAGGCCGACACCGCTCAACCCGCCTCTTCCGGCAGTTCATCGATTCAGCAGAGTTCAGGCCCCATCGCGGCAGAGAAGATTCCCACGAACAGTCCCTTCGCAAAGGTTGAAAAGGAGATGAGCGAAGGGCGGGTTTACGACCTGATCGGTCAACCCACGGAAGTGAAAACCTATATGACCGGAAAAAGC from Methylohalobius crimeensis 10Ki harbors:
- a CDS encoding acyl carrier protein — encoded protein: MADIQSRLREFVLGELVYCDDPENFGDQADLLEAGLDSLGIMRLIMFAEREFDVTLPDADIEPDTVRTLDALTRWIETHRQ